A DNA window from Arachis duranensis cultivar V14167 chromosome 3, aradu.V14167.gnm2.J7QH, whole genome shotgun sequence contains the following coding sequences:
- the LOC107476427 gene encoding uncharacterized protein LOC107476427, producing MNMNMKASKELHLLRCFLVLCSVMLGSSIANHDQKDYYCGNIRRAQTPFLNPNPSILSSITLCRSQNLYFKTSLGLFQVSSVDLNGSLLTISHSTCTSSIQYLSPLAVTAGLPSPPEPNSLILFNCSITRYPFLPLLKNCTHIYKCGGAEEHEKSPYSCLVIEDLKKVGLGFHPRNLNCSHYTWAHKSSSHGEDHGELKFGARISFNTHVPDICKGCQKPNDTCGAGLNCLCHAKECKDKVISEVGSITFTARTELFSVNDKYREKRGSNCYL from the exons ATGAACATGAACATGAAGGCATCCAAGGAACTACACCTTCTTcgttgttttctagtattatgCAGTGTCATGTTAGGTTCTTCTATAGCCAACCATGATCAGAAAGACTACTACTGTGGTAATATCAGAAGAGCTCAAACACCTTTCTTGAATCCCAATCCTTCAATATTAAGTAGCATCACCTTGTGCAGATCTCAGAACCTCTACTTCAAAACTTCCCTTGGCCTTTTCCAAGTTTCTTCAGTTGATTTAAATGGTAGCTTACTAACTATCTCTCACTCAACTTGTACTTCTTCTATCCAATATCTTTCTCCTCTGGCTGTCACAGCAGGTTTACCTTCTCCACCAGAACCTAACTCACTTATTCTCTTCAACTGTTCAATCACAAGATACCCCTTTTTGCCACTCTTGAAAAACTGCACACACATATATAAATGTGGAGGTGCTGAAGAGCATGAGAAAAGTCCTTATTCATGCTTAGTTATTGAAGACCTTAAGAAAGTGGGTCTGGGTTTTCATCCTCGAAATTTGAACTGCTCCCATTATACCTGGGCACATAAAAGTTCTTCACATGGTGAAGATCATGGAGAATTGAAGTTTGGAGCAAGGATATCTTTCAACACTCATGTGCCAGATATTTGTAAGGGGTGCCAAAAGCCTAATGACACCTGCGGTGCCGGGTTGAATTGTTTATGCCATGCAAAAGAATGCA AAGACAAGGTCATATCTGAGGTTGGATCCATAACATTTACTG CAAGGACAGAGTTATTCAGTGTAAATGACAAGTACCGGGAAAAAAGGGGATCAAATTGTTACTTGTAA